One Dromiciops gliroides isolate mDroGli1 chromosome 3, mDroGli1.pri, whole genome shotgun sequence DNA segment encodes these proteins:
- the LOC122748262 gene encoding sialic acid-binding Ig-like lectin 14: protein MAFLGGTYLSTGSEMLLPLLLLSQILGGSLSQAPGYELKAPASVTAQEGLCIQVPCSFSYPSYISPHDFPALGSWFRSGANTDKDKPVATNDPKKDVQEEARGRFHLVGDPGKNNCSLSIIDVQKNDSGQYFFWIERGTAVQFNYKDYMVNVSVKALTQKPDIYIPETLEPGHLVKVACLVPWICVWGIPPVFSWTGAVLFTQKLSRETLFFSELTLTPRAQDHGSNLTCRVTLPGAGVSTERSVQLMLAGEEKSSWPLVLTLLRGGLMAVGFLLTYGLTYLYYSRKSASSGQGLDHFLAFYGL from the exons ATGGCATTTCTAGGCGGAACATATCTGTCCACTGGATCAGAGATGCTGCTGCCGCTGCTCTTGCTATCCCAGATCTTGGGAG GGTCTCTGTCCCAGGCCCCAGGGTATGAGCTGAAGGCCCCAGCATCTGTGACAGCACAAGAGGGACTGTGTATCCAGGTCCCCTGTTCTTTCTCCTACCCTTCATATATCAGCCCCCATGACTTCCCGGCTCTTGGATCCTGGTTCAGGAGTGGAGCCAACACTGACAAAGACAAACCAGTGGCTACAAATGACCCAAAAAAGGATGTTCAAGAAGAGGCCAGGGGGCGATTCCATCTTGTTGGGGACCCTGGGAAGAACAACTGCTCCCTGAGCATCATAGATGTGCAGAAAAATGACAGTGGGCAATACTTCTTCTGGATAGAGAGAGGAACTGCTGTGCAATTCAATTACAAGGATTATATGGTTAATGTGAGTGTGAAAG CTCTTACACAGAAGCCAGACATCTATATTCCAGAGACTTTGGAACCTGGACACCTGGTGAAAGTGGCTTGTCTGGTCCCCTGGATCTGCGTGTGGGGGATACCACCTGTTTTCTCTTGGACAGGGGCTGTTCTTTTCACCCAGAAACTCAGCAGGGAAACCCTCTTTTTCTCTGAGCTGACCCTCACCCCAAGAGCCCAGGATCACGGCTCGAATCTTACCTGTCGAGTGACCCTCCCTGGGGCTGGAGTAAGCACAGAGAGAAGTGTGCAGCTCATGCTGGCTG GGGAAGAGAAAAGCTCCTGGCCTCTGGTGCTGACCCTGCTCAGAGGGGGCCTCATGGCAGTTGGCTTCCTCCTCACCTATGGCCTCACCTACCTCTATTATAGCAG